AAGCCCGCGGGCGTGGAGAAGAAGACGGCCTGGTTCGTGGGCGCGGGGCTCGCCTCGCTCTCGGGGGCGGCGTTCCTCATCCGCGACGGCCAACTGCCCGGTAACAAGATCACCATCCTGGAGGAGCTGAAACTGCCGGGTGGCGCGCTCGACGGGATCAAGGAACCCGAGAAGGGCTTTGTGATTCGCGGCGGCCGCGAGATGGAGAACCACTTCGAGTGTCTGTGGGACCTGTTCCGCACCGTGCCCTCGATGGAGGTCGAGGGCAGTGTGCTCGACGAATTCTACTGGCTCAACAAGGACGATCCGAACTTCTCGCTGGAGCGCGCCACCGTCAACCGCGGCCAGAGCGCGCAGACCAAGAATCTGTTCGCGCTCACCGAGAAGGCGCAGAAGGACATCACCAAGATCTTCCTCGCCACCCGCGAGGAGATGGAGGGCAAGCGCATCGACGAGGTGTTCTCCCAGGACTTCCTGGAGAGCAACTTCTGGATGTACTGGCGCACCATGTTCGCCTTCGAGGAATGGCATTCGGCGCTGGAGATGAAGCTGTACCTGCACCGGTTCGTCCACCACATCGGCGGCCTACCGGACTTCTCGGCGCTGAAGTTCACCAAGTACAACCAGTACGAGTCGCTGGTGCTGCCGCTGTATCGCTGGCTGCTGGATCAGGGCGTCACATTCAAGTTCGACACCACCGTCACCGACGTCGATTTCGAGCTGAGCGGAGATCGCAAGCAAGCCAACCGGATTCACTGGGTATCCGAGGGCGTCGAGGGCGGGGTGGACCTGGGGCCGGACGATCTGCTGCTGATGACCATCGGATCGCTGACCGAGAACTCCGACGAGGGCGACCACCACACGCCCGCCGTGGTCAACGACGGGCCGGCGCCGGCCTGGGATCTGTGGCGGCGAATCGCCGCCAAGGACAAGGCTTTCGGCAATCCCGACGTGTTCGGCGGCCACATTCCCGAGACCAAGTGGGAATCGGCGACGGTCACCACGCTGGACCAGCGCATCCCCGAATACATTCAGAAGATCTGCAAGCGGGATCCCTTCAGCGGCAAGGTCGTCACCGGCGGCATCGTCACCGTGAAGGACTCCAGCTGGCTGATGAGCTGGACGGTCAACCGGCAGCCGCACTTCAAGCAGCAGCCCAAGGATCAGATCGTGGTCTGGGTCTATTCGCTGTTCGTCGACAAGCCCGGCGACTACGTGAAGAAGACCATGCAGGAGTGCACGGGCGAGGAGATCACCCAGGAATGGCTGTACCACCTGGGCGTACCCGAGGCCGACATCCCCGAGCTGGCCGCCACCGCCGCCAAGACGGTCCCGGTCATGATGCCGTACGTGACCGCGTTCTTCATGCCCCGCAAGGCCGGTGACCGCCCGCAGGTCGTCCCCGAGGGCTCGGTCAACTTCGCCTTCATCGGCCAGTTCGCGGAAACCTCCCGCGACTGCATCTTCACCACCGAATACTCGGTGCGCACCGGCATGGAGGCCGCCTACCAGCTGCTCGACATCGAGCGCGGCGTTCCCGAGGTCTTCAATTCGACCTACGACATCCGCACGCTGCTGACCGCCATGACCCGCCTGCGCGACGGCGACCCGGTCTCGCTTCCCGGCCCGGACCTGCTGTGGCGGGGTCTGGCAAAACGGCTGGGCAACAACGAGATCGGTGAACTCCTCACCCACTACGGCGTCATCGGCCAGTAGTCGCGCGCCCGGCGGCCCCCGAGTCCGGCAGCTGCGCGTAGTCGGGAAGAACGATCCCGTTCAGCGCGCGGTCGATGAGGTCGAAGTCCCATGCGGGCTCGGGGTCCGGGGCGGCATCGGGGTCGGGCAGATCGCGGCTCCGGGCGTGCAGGCGGCCGATCTCCTGATTGGCCGCCACGAACGGGCGCATCAGGGCTTCGTAGCGGGCGAAGGCCGGTTCGGGCCGCCAGTCGGCGGCGGCCAGTTCGCCGGCCAGCAGGTAGGCGCCGACGAGCGCCAGGCCGGTGCCCTGACCGGAATACGGGGACGAGCTGAAGGCGGCGTCCCCGAGAAGACCCACGCGGCCGCTCGACCAGCGGTCCATGTGCACCTGGGCCACCTGGTCGAGATAGAAGTCGGGGGCGGCGTCGAGGTGGGCGAGGATGCGCTGGGTGTGCCAGCCCATGCCGGACATGCGCTCGCGCAACAGGTTCCGCTGGGCCTCGAGATCGCGATGGTCGATGTCGAGGCCGGGGGCGGCGAACGCGAACAGTGCCATGGCCTGGCCGGCGTCCGGGAGCGGCCGCAGTCCGGCCGAGCGCCCCGGCTCCTGGAAATCGAGCAGCCAGCCGTCGATGCCGAACTCGTTGGGCACGGTGTAGAAGGCCAGGGCGTGGCCCAGCGGGCGGACGAACCGCTCGCGGGGCCCGAAGACCAGTTCGCGCAGGGACGAATGCACCCCGTCCGCGCCGATCACCAGCTCGAAGCGGCGGCGGTCGCCGCTCGCGAACGCCACGTCGACGCCGTCCGGGTCCTGGGCGAGTTCGGCGATGCGATCGCCGAAGCGGTAGTCGACGCCGTCGCGGGTGTCGTCGTAGAGCACCCGGGACAGATCGCCGCGCAGGATCTCGATCTCGGAGATGTAGCCGTCGCCGCCGTCGTCCTCGGCGCGAAAAGTCTCCAGCACTTGGCCGTTCGCGTCCACGGTGTACGCGCCCTCGGTCCGGGTGCGGGCGGCGCGCACCGCCGCGTCCAGACCCATCCGCCGGATGACCTCCCGGGCCACCCCGCGCGCGTCCACCGCCTGCCCGCCGGGACGCAGCTCGGGGGCCCGCTCCACCACGGTCACCTCGGCGCCGCGCCGCCGCAGCCAATGGGCCAGCGCGGGCCCCGCGATGCTCGCTCCCGCCACCAACACCCTGGTACCGCTCATTGCGTCTCCTGCTCACCCGTCGGTCGCCGCCGTCACCGTCGGCGCGTTCGGTCGTAACGACGGCCGGAGCGCCCGAAATTCATCGGTCCGGCCCGATCCGCCTTTCGCTGCCGACCGCGGCGCGGTGGCGGTGCGGGATCGTGGCGATATCGTGCCGAACCACTGTCGACCCGGCATATTCTCGAAACACAGCACAGCTATCCAGGAGTAAGTAGCCGCTTTCACTCATTTCGAGTAATGGTCCTGGGGAAGTGCTGATGCGCACTCGATTTCGCTGTCTCGTCGCGACCGGGCTCGTCACGGCCGCTGCCCTGCTGCTGGTGCCCGGCGCCGCCCATACCGCGCCGGCTACGACCACCGGTGTGCTGGGCGACGATTTCCTCTGGGGTGTGGCGGCTTCCGGGTTTCAATCCGAAGGACAGTCACCGGACAGCAATTGGACCCGCTATATCGAAGCCAATCCGGGCTGGGATCGGCTCGGCGATTCCGTCGACTTCCGGGACCGGTATCGGTCGGATATCGCGCTGGCCCAGCAACTCGGGGTGAAGGTCTTCCGCATCGGCGTGGAATGGGCACGGCTGGAACCACATCCGGGAGTGTGGGATGCCGATGCCTTCGCCTACTACGACGACGTGATCGCCGCCATCGTCGCGGCGGGCATGCGGCCCATGCTGACCCTGGATCACTGGGTGTATCCGGGCTGGGAGGCCGACCGCGGCGGCTGGGACGCTCCCGGCATGGTGGCCGACTGGCTCACCGCCATGCGCCGGGTCGTCGACCGCTACGCGCCCCGCGACCCGATCTGGGTGACCGTCAACGAGCCGGTCGCCTATATCGTGCACGAGGTCCAGCAGCACGGGACCGACGCAGACGTCATGCTGCACCGGATCGCGCAGGTGCACAACGACATCTACGACTACATCCATCAGGTGCAGCCGAACGCGCTGGTGACCAGCAATGTCGGCTATGTCGCGGGCGCGGAGTCACAGGTCAACGGACCGCTCATGTCCTTGATCGGCGGCAAACTCGACTCCATCGGCGTCGACTACTACTTCGGTTACGAGCCACCGGATCTCGCGGCCGACGCCCCCGGCCCGCCGACGGGCATGTGGGATCTTCCGGTCCATGCCGAGGGCATTTACTACGCGCTGCAACACTATTCGACGCTGTTCCCCGGCAAGCCACTGTGGATCGTGGAGAACGGGATGCCCACCGAGAACGGGCAGCCGCGGGCGGACGGGTACACCCGCTCCCAGCACCTGCGCGACACCGTCTACTGGCTGCAGCGCGCCAAATCCGACGGCATGAATGTGCTGGGCTACAACTATTGGAGTCTCACCGACAACTACGAATGGGGTTCCTACACACCGCGTTTCGGTCTCTACACGGTGAACGTGCGCACCGATCCGACGCTGGCTCGCATCCCCACGGACGCGGTCGCCGCCTACCGCGACATCATCGCCCACGACGGCGTGCCCGCCGGATACCTGCCGTCCCGGCCGCCAGCGGACTGCCGCCTGGTCGATCCGCCGGCCAGCTGCGACACACCGGTCCGCGCGCCGTGAGCTCACCGGGCCGTGCGCTCACCGGGCCGTGACGAAACCCTGCGAAACCAGCCAGTCGCGGGCGACGGTGGCGGGTTCGGCGCCTTCGAGATCGACCTTCCGATTGAGTTCGGTGATCGTCTCGTTGGTGAGCAGCCGGGTGATCGGCGCCAGCACCGTGGCCACCTGGGGGTGCGCGTCGGCGAAGGACTTCCGCATCACCAGTGCCGCATTGTATTTGGGGAAGAATCCGAGATCGTCGTCCAGAATGCGGAGGTCGAGGGCCT
This sequence is a window from Nocardia yunnanensis. Protein-coding genes within it:
- a CDS encoding oleate hydratase, whose translation is MYYSSGNYEAFARPRKPAGVEKKTAWFVGAGLASLSGAAFLIRDGQLPGNKITILEELKLPGGALDGIKEPEKGFVIRGGREMENHFECLWDLFRTVPSMEVEGSVLDEFYWLNKDDPNFSLERATVNRGQSAQTKNLFALTEKAQKDITKIFLATREEMEGKRIDEVFSQDFLESNFWMYWRTMFAFEEWHSALEMKLYLHRFVHHIGGLPDFSALKFTKYNQYESLVLPLYRWLLDQGVTFKFDTTVTDVDFELSGDRKQANRIHWVSEGVEGGVDLGPDDLLLMTIGSLTENSDEGDHHTPAVVNDGPAPAWDLWRRIAAKDKAFGNPDVFGGHIPETKWESATVTTLDQRIPEYIQKICKRDPFSGKVVTGGIVTVKDSSWLMSWTVNRQPHFKQQPKDQIVVWVYSLFVDKPGDYVKKTMQECTGEEITQEWLYHLGVPEADIPELAATAAKTVPVMMPYVTAFFMPRKAGDRPQVVPEGSVNFAFIGQFAETSRDCIFTTEYSVRTGMEAAYQLLDIERGVPEVFNSTYDIRTLLTAMTRLRDGDPVSLPGPDLLWRGLAKRLGNNEIGELLTHYGVIGQ
- a CDS encoding FAD-dependent monooxygenase, translated to MSGTRVLVAGASIAGPALAHWLRRRGAEVTVVERAPELRPGGQAVDARGVAREVIRRMGLDAAVRAARTRTEGAYTVDANGQVLETFRAEDDGGDGYISEIEILRGDLSRVLYDDTRDGVDYRFGDRIAELAQDPDGVDVAFASGDRRRFELVIGADGVHSSLRELVFGPRERFVRPLGHALAFYTVPNEFGIDGWLLDFQEPGRSAGLRPLPDAGQAMALFAFAAPGLDIDHRDLEAQRNLLRERMSGMGWHTQRILAHLDAAPDFYLDQVAQVHMDRWSSGRVGLLGDAAFSSSPYSGQGTGLALVGAYLLAGELAAADWRPEPAFARYEALMRPFVAANQEIGRLHARSRDLPDPDAAPDPEPAWDFDLIDRALNGIVLPDYAQLPDSGAAGRATTGR
- a CDS encoding family 1 glycosylhydrolase — protein: MRTRFRCLVATGLVTAAALLLVPGAAHTAPATTTGVLGDDFLWGVAASGFQSEGQSPDSNWTRYIEANPGWDRLGDSVDFRDRYRSDIALAQQLGVKVFRIGVEWARLEPHPGVWDADAFAYYDDVIAAIVAAGMRPMLTLDHWVYPGWEADRGGWDAPGMVADWLTAMRRVVDRYAPRDPIWVTVNEPVAYIVHEVQQHGTDADVMLHRIAQVHNDIYDYIHQVQPNALVTSNVGYVAGAESQVNGPLMSLIGGKLDSIGVDYYFGYEPPDLAADAPGPPTGMWDLPVHAEGIYYALQHYSTLFPGKPLWIVENGMPTENGQPRADGYTRSQHLRDTVYWLQRAKSDGMNVLGYNYWSLTDNYEWGSYTPRFGLYTVNVRTDPTLARIPTDAVAAYRDIIAHDGVPAGYLPSRPPADCRLVDPPASCDTPVRAP